The following proteins come from a genomic window of Mycosarcoma maydis chromosome 22, whole genome shotgun sequence:
- a CDS encoding CAAX prenyl protease (related to CAAX prenyl protease 2) → MSLLINLANPRLDPPLLSAGFAIGACTLFTFSYVASLYVSPAGRVMGTTDASGKTVDRDHPVVIRARIKTASLATALTVVATGVVLWVKRIIPRSGWLLDTLNAARLLGLPLPVPSVLSSSMIPLDPPLANYLAKLTVHVGAPLLLTAMLFLGPLYVAFLDQQLPLQRYFCYRRDVVDKFTSLTGIRNYLVGPLTEELVFRCTILTPLLFSGVSRTKLILLTPAFFAIAHAHHAYNVWLQGGRTKHAALTGLLTATLQLCYTGVFGWYANFLFLRSASVVAPFGAHVWCNLMGLPDPVGAEQRHAKSKWLIWSVHAIGIVLFAKCLFPLTSSAVFGGSLYW, encoded by the coding sequence ATGTCGCTGCTCATCAACCTCGCCAATCCGAGGCTTGACCCACCGCTGCTCAGCGCTGGCTTCGCGATTGGTGCCTGTACGCTGTTCACGTTCAGCTATGTCGCCTCGCTCTACGTATCGCCCGCAGGCCGTGTCATGGGCACCACGGATGCGTCTGGCAAGACTGTCGATCGCGACCATCCGGTTGTTATCCGCGCTCGGATCAAGACGGCTTCGCTCGCAACCGCGTTGACGGTGGTCGCTACCGGGGTGGTGTTGTGGGTCAAACGCATCATACCCAGATCAGGCTGGTTGTTGGATACGTTGAATGCGGCAAGGCTGCTGGGATTGCCATTGCCCGTACCGAGCGTATTGAGCAGTAGCATGATTCCCCTAGATCCGCCTCTTGCAAACTACCTGGCCAAGCTCACTGTGCACGTAGGCGCACCTCTGCTTCTCACAGCTATGCTCTTCTTAGGACCACTCTACGTAGCGTTTCTCGACCAACAACTGCCGTTGCAACGTTACTTTTGCTACCGTCGAGATGTGGTTGACAAGTTTACCTCGCTCACTGGCATCCGAAATTACCTCGTCGGTCCGCTCACTGAAGAACTCGTCTTTCGTTGCACCATTCTCACGCCGCTCCTCTTCTCTGGCGTCTCACGCACCAAACTCATCTTGCTCACTCCGGCGTTCTTTGCGATTGCGCACGCGCATCATGCTTACAATGTCTGGTTGCAAGGTGGTCGCACCAAACACGCCGCACTCACAGGCTTGCTGACAGCGACACTACAGTTGTGTTATACAGGCGTCTTCGGTTGGTATGCCAACTTTTTGTTCTTGAGAAGTGCCTCGGTTGTCGCGCCTTTTGGTGCGCATGTGTGGTGCAATCTCATGGGGCTACCGGATCCCGTAGGTGCTGAGCAGAGACATGCCAAGAGCAAGTGGCTCATTTGGTCTGTGCATGCGATAGGCATCGTCCTGTTCGCAAAGTGCCTATTCCCTCTTACCTCGTCCGCGGTTTTCGGCGGTTCTTTGTACTGGTAG